One genomic region from Augochlora pura isolate Apur16 chromosome 7, APUR_v2.2.1, whole genome shotgun sequence encodes:
- the Ca-alpha1t gene encoding ca[2+]-channel protein alpha[[1]] subunit T has product MYLFGGKFCMRSDRRRPCTCAEVVSRHPNCRCDRKHFNDIVWALVTVFQILTQEDWNVVLFNGMQKTSHWAALYFVALMTFGNYVLFNLLVAILVEGFSSERNERREREQREMARLAAKEAGMGSDDGSSRISRSHSITDSDTYTQDRKNSWQSCEELRKYKDNNSREKQNTVWRHQIDEPKCNIQKENKMLGGAGQPPIITHTAATPQDSPNTTLDVGYRDLNCQAVYPTAALSIESIDRSGSQCSIPSGLLKLPDVSNKIPTKNLIAGQFPRRISLVTATVNPREPSSSSPPRMQRGYSWKLSRPSLRRKHWSQSEDEPLGRATVLNNGRSTLLGSNSTFNGGYLHGSIRNDTQCDTPNNRTAVLTSNNRSLSPNNSICSRSSSIRRYTATPNQMRWIGDLSRRTSLRGYENVQSPTRKTLPLDEVHVQCATARTINNLSMETGPLPRIKQLPDQDDDNPRTDEQAPPLNGHGSASSIERIKKIFMFFEPKGCLKERDDYSLYLFPSNNRFRVFCRQLVDQKWFDNVVLFFIGLNCITLAMERPNIPPDSGERLFLSTANYIFTGVFAIEMFIKVVASSMLYGSDAYFTSGWNIMDGVLVIISIIDLSMSLLSSSSPRIFGILRVFRLLRSLRPLRVINRAPGLKLVVQTLLSSLRPIGNIVLICCTFFVIFGILGVQLFKGAFYYCEGPDVKNVRNKTDCLADKRNVWLNRKYNFDDLGKALMSLFVLSSRDGWVNIMYTGLDAVGVDQQPIENYSEWRLLYFIAFILLVGFFVLNMFVGVVVENFHRCREEQEKEERVRRAAKRALQMEKKRRKMHEPPYYTNYSKSRLFVHNVVTSKYFDLAIAAVIGLNVVTMAMEFYMMPKALTYALKIFNYFFTAVFILESFMKLLALGVHLYLKDKWNQLDIGIVILSVVGIVLEEVESKIIPINPTIIRVMRVLRIARVLKLLKMAKGIRALLDTVMQALPQVGNLGLLFFLLFFIFAALGVELFGRLECNDDMPCQGLGEHAHFSNFGMAFLTLFRVATGDNWNGIMKDTLRDDCDEAADCVKNCCVSTIIAPIFFVIFVLMAQFVLVNVVVAVLMKHLEESHKQMEDELDMETQLERELAAEQEELLEVEEEEDEDDSPRRDRDVDDGVGEDDDVRERESILVTNDKIPISRPGLAKVRSLPANFIYNPPRERSGDDGSVSMSLSRRSSYHRPNSRPSKFKSKRRQTFHSGHHQRRSLLPMHFEVAEVFEKPVSNLSVPRIISQHTYESPPIRDLGRPQRHRLQATSDPQDNKSLLSVSRPPPASSSSPVTPAGSVTGLAIPKPSSERYLLPTATIYPSKATLNRRPSGDAQSQSDTNVSSGTGSSGSKTMTGTNGSSEPSKTLSNKSEDAKAKDERRVSAPPADDFDVQSIINERRPSKLKAGSSSAVLAGVPDQYSSAIRAGSYGRIYVAEERSEDAASSPLSTGNASDSQVGSGSGSGSGSGSGSRSGSAVVYIPDNVCASLGTEVRIYVDDTDSTSSNGLRRRQHSDETPDGSTIVSSAAPLKEDAEETETEATGRERPSFDGPPDHPS; this is encoded by the exons ATGTACCTGTTCGGGGGTAAGTTTTGCATGAGGTCGGACCGGCGTCGGCCCTGCACCTGTGCCGAGGTGGTCTCGCGGCACCCAAATTGTCGCTGTGATCGCAAACATTTCAACGACATCGTCTGGGCACTTGTCACGGTCTTTCAG ATCCTGACGCAGGAGGACTGGAACGTTGTCCTCTTCAACGGCATGCAGAAGACCTCCCATTGGGCGGCGCTCTACTTCGTCGCGCTGATGACCTTCGGGAACTACGTGCTCTTCAATCTGCTGGTCGCCATTCTCGTCGAGGGCTTCTCTTCGGAG AGGAACGAGAGGAGAGAACGAGAGCAAAGAGAAATGGCGCGACTCGCCGCGAAAGAAGCAGGAATGGGAAGCGACGACGGGTCCTCGAGAATATCGAGGTCGCATTCTATCACCGACAGCGATACCTATACTCAG GACCGGAAGAACTCGTGGCAGAGCTGCGAGGAGCTGCGCAAGTACAAAGACAACAACAGCAGGGAGAAGCAGAACACCGTGTGGAGGCACCAGATAGACGAGCCTAAATGCAACATCCAGAAGGAGAACAAGATGTTGGGAGGCGCTGGACAACCGCCGATAATTACCCATACGGCGGCGACCCCGCAGGACTCGCCTAACACCACCCTAGACGTCGGATACAGGGACTTGAACTGCCAGGCTGTTTATCCAACCGCGGCACTGTCGATCGAATCTATCGATCGTTCAGGC AGTCAATGCAGCATTCCTTCTGGACTGTTGAAACTACCGGACGTTTCCAACAAGATACCAACCAAAAACCTAATCGCCGGACAATTTCCTCGGCGAATAAGCCTAGTCACTGCTACCGTCAACCCTAGGGAACCATCTAGTTCAAG TCCGCCAAGAATGCAAAGGGGTTACTCATGGAAACTATCTCGTCCCTCTCTAAGAAGGAAACACTGGTCGCAGAGCGAGGATGAACCTCTCGGGAGAGCCACAGTTCTAAACAACGGTCGGAGCACTTTGCTCGGCTCCAATTCAAC CTTCAACGGCGGTTATTTACACGGTTCCATAAGAAACGACACGCAATGCGATACGCCGAATAATCGTACGGCCGTCCTAACAAGCAATAATCGTAGCCTCAGCcctaataattcaatttgcaGTCGTAGCTCTTCGATACGACGTTACACGGCGACGCCTAATCAG ATGCGTTGGATCGGCGACCTGTCGCGGAGAACCTCGCTGCGCGGATACGAGAACGTTCAGTCGCCGACGAGGAAGACCCTGCCTCTTGACGAGGTGCACGTACAATGTGCAACGGCGCGTACAATCAATAACTTGTCGATGGAGACCGGTCCACTGCCCAGAATCAAGCAACTTCCCGATCAAGATGACGACAATCCGCGCACCGACGAACAGGCGCCCCCGTTGAATGGTCACGGAAGCGCGAGCAGCATCGAGAGGATCAAGAAGATATTCATGTTTTTCGAACCTAAAGGTTGCCTTAAAGAACGCGATGATTATTCGCTCTATCTCTTTCCATCGAACAATAG GTTTCGAGTTTTCTGCCGACAGCTGGTCGATCAGAAATGGTTCGACAACGTGGTCCTCTTCTTCATCGGTCTCAACTGCATCACGTTGGCGATGGAACGGCCGAACATACCGCCAGACAGTGGGGAGAGGCTTTTTTTATCAACAGCGAACTACATTTTTACGGGGGTGTTCGCCATTGAGATGTTCATCAAG GTCGTTGCATCCAGCATGCTGTACGGTTCGGACGCTTACTTCACCTCTGGCTGGAACATCATGGACGGAGTCCTTGTGATCATCTCCATCATCGATTTATCAATGTCCCTACTTTCGTCTAGTAGTCCAagaatatttggaatattgAGG GTTTTTAGACTTTTAAGGTCACTGAGGCCGTTACGCGTTATTAACCGAGCTCCTGGTTTGAAACTGGTTGTTCAGACATTGTTGTCCTCTTTACGACCTATCGGCAACATCGTTTTGATATGCTGTACTTTTTTCGTAATCTTCGGTATCTTGGGCGTGCAGCTCTTCAAGGGTGCCTTTTATTATTGCGAGGGGCCTGACGTAAAAAATGTGCGCAATAAGACGGACTGCCTAGCCGACAAACGGAACGTTTGgctgaatagaaaatataatttcgacgACCTCGGCAAAGCTTTGATGTCGTTGTTCGTGCTGTCGTCGCGGGACGGATGGGTGAACATCATGTACACCGGGCTCGACGCCGTTGGCGTTGATCAACAG CCAATTGAGAACTACTCCGAATGGCGTCTGCTGTATTTCATAGCGTTCATCCTGCTCGTCGGTTTCTTCGTGCTCAACATGTTCGTGGGAGTCGTGGTGGAGAATTTTCATAGGTGCCGTGAAGaacaagagaaagaggaacgtGTGCGAAGAGCTGCCAAGCGAGCCCTGCAGATGGAAAAGAAAAGGCGAA AGATGCACGAGCCACCGTACTATACGAACTACTCAAAGTCCAGGCTCTTCGTTCACAACGTTGTAACATCTAAGTATTTCGACCTAGCAATCGCTGCGGTAATCGGCCTGAACGTTGTCACGATGGCGATGGAGTTTTACATGATGCCGAAGGCTCTGACTTACGCcctgaaaatattcaattatttcttcaccGCGGTCTTCATCCTCGAATCCTTCATGAAGCTTCTTGCTTTGGGTGTGCACCTGTACTTGAAAGACAA ATGGAACCAACTGGACATTGGTATTGTAATATTGTCAGTGGTTGGCATAGTCCTCGAGGAAGTCGAATCGAAGATTATACCAATTAATCCCACGATCATCCGGGTAATGAGAGTTTTGAGAATCGCCAGAG TTCTGAAGCTACTGAAAATGGCTAAGGGAATACGAGCTCTTCTGGACACCGTGATGCAGGCGTTACCGCAGGTTGGAAACTTGGGGCTATTATTTTTTCTGCTCTTCTTCATATTCGCGGCACTTGGTGTGGAGCTGTTTGGCCGGCTGG AATGCAACGACGACATGCCGTGTCAAGGACTCGGCGAACACGCCCACTTCAGCAACTTCGGTATGGCGTTCTTGACACTTTTTCGCGTGGCCACCGGCGACAATTGGAACGGCATCATGAAGGACACGTTGAGGGACGACTGCGACGAGGCAGCAGACTGCGTGAAGAACTGCTGCGTGAGCACTATTATCGCGCcgattttttttgtaatttttgtattgaTGGCGCAATTCGTTCTCGtgaacgtcgtcgtcgcagtGCTGATGAAACACCTCGAGGAGAGTCACAAACAG ATGGAAGATGAACTGGATATGGAAACACAACTGGAAAGAGAATTGGCTGCTGAACAGGAGGAACTGTTGGAGgtagaagaggaagaagacgaGGACGACAGTCCGAGAAGGGACAGAGATGTCGATGACGGCGTTGGGGAAGATGACGACGTCAGGGAGCGCGAATCCATTTTGGTGACGAACGACAAGATTCCTATCAGCAGACCTGGCCTCGCTAAAGTCCGTTCCTTGCCTGcgaactttatttataatccaCCGCGAGAGAGGAGCGGAGACG ATGGATCGGTGTCCATGTCACTGTCGCGTCGCAGCTCGTATCATCGTCCCAATTCAAGGCCGTCCAAGTTCAAGTCAAAGCGTCGACAAACGTTCCATTCGGGGCATCACCAGAGAAGGTCCTTACTGCCGATGCACTTCGAAGTCGCCGAAGTTTTCGAGAAGCCTGTCAGCAATCTAAGTGTGCCTCGAATCATTTCTCAACACACTTACGAATCACCACCAATCCGTGATCTTGGTCGGCCGCAACGTCACCGGCTACAG GCGACCAGCGACCCGCAAGACAACAAGTCCCTACTGAGCGTGAGCAGACCACCGCCAGCGAGCTCATCATCCCCGGTGACGCCGGCCGGTTCGGTGACCGGTCTAGCCATCCCGAAACCGAGCAGCGAGCGTTACCTTCTGCCAACGGCCACCATTTACCCGTCCAAGGCGACGTTGAATCGCAGACCGTCAGGCGACGCACAGTCGCAGTCCGACACGAACGTGAGCTCCGGGACCGGTAGCAGCGGGTCAAAGACAATGACCGGTACCAACGGCAGCAGCGAACCATCAAAGACACTCAGCAACAAATCAGAAGACGCCAAAGCCAAGGACGAGAGACGCGTGTCCGCGCCGCCGGCGGACGACTTCGATGTACAGTCGATCATTAACGAAAGGAGACCGTCCAAGCTGAAGGCCGGTAGCTCGTCGGCGGTGCTGGCCGGCGTGCCGGATCAGTACAGCTCCGCGATCCGTGCCGGTAGCTACGGACGCATCTACGTCGCCGAGGAGAGGTCCGAGGACGCGGCCTCCTCGCCTTTGTCGACCGGCAACGCCAGCGACAGCCAGgtcggcagcggcagcggcagtgGCAGCGGCAGTGGAAGTGGCAGTAGATCCGGCAGTGCCGTCGTCTACATACCGGACAACGTCTGCGCGAGCTTAGGCACCGAAGTCAGGATCTACGTCGACGACACTGACTCGACGAGCAGCAACGGGCTCCGTCGAAGGCAGCACAGCGACGAGACGCCGGACGGGTCGACGATCGTCTCCTCGGCGGCTCCGTTGAAGGAGGACGCCGAAGAGACGGAGACCGAGGCCACGGGCAGAGAGAGACCGTCCTTCGACGGGCCCCCGGATCATCCTTCTTAA
- the LOC144472701 gene encoding uncharacterized protein LOC144472701 yields the protein MMLHSSSLKLCRLCGKEKLQGTDLFTDKIKGTVLISIINKYFSKEVINISNSDTFSKYVCMDCEQKICTFDEFYIMVANVQKQLAAPALEIDFAESMLCQLKANDTVSKNGLGKQGPRKSVCPICAKSFRCQAHLNRHKRIHTGQRPFVCNICRMSFNQQEILMKHLERHEGKKQFQCANCHQSFRYKVSLKSHMINFHMDAEKSADNQNLQIESSSFTCSDCGKQFVTKYKLQRHSRCHTGERPYHCNFCMKTFSQTSNLKVHQVKYHQLPNSLTELRGQMQYTNQIVNCDVPPTLNTYNTVNMSETELQNTINETINSTEQSGSYVSKIYENPLYIDDEIETILDRDLGQLGQSKYSTNLQDKVSLCLKQPETPELLHSLLYDDG from the exons ATGATGTTACATAGCTCAAGTTTAAAGTTATGCCGGCTTTGTGGCAAAGAGAAGTTGCAAGGCACAGATTTATttacagataaaattaaaggaaCAGTTCTAATTTCtatcataaacaaatatttctctaaagAG gtaataaatatttcaaattctgatacattttctaaatatgtTTGTATGGATTGTGAACAAAAAATTTGTACATTCGATGAGTTTTACATAATGGTAGCTAATGTACAGAAGCAACTTGCAGCTCCAGctttagaaattgattttgctGAG AGTATGTTATGTCAATTGAAAGCGAATGATACAGTATCAAAAAATGGCTTAGGGAAACAAGGTCCAAGAAAAAGCGTATGTCCCATATGTGCAAAGAGTTTCAGGTGTCAGGCACATTTGAACAGACACAAAAGAATTCATACTGGACAGCGACCATTTGTTTGCAAT aTTTGTAGAATGTCGTTTAACCAGCAGGAAATACTAATGAAACATTTAGAAAGACATGAAGGGAAAAAGCAATTCCAATGTGCAAATTGTCATCAATCATTTCGCTATAAAGTATCGTTGAAATCTCATATGATAAACTTTCATATGGATGCAGAAAAGTCTGCAGATAatcaaaatttacaaatagaaAGCAGTTCTTTCACTTGTTCGGATTGTGGAAAacaatttgtaacaaaatataagttGCAAAGACATTCGAGATGTCATACCGGTGAAAGACCATATCATTGTAACTTTTGCATGAAAACATTCTCACAAACTAGTAATCTGAAAGTGCACCAGGTGAAATATCATCAGCTACCTAATTCTTTAACCGAGTTGAGGGGACAGATGCAATATACCAATCAGATAGTTAATTGTGACGTACCGCCAACATTAAATACTTATAACACCGTTAATATGTCCGAGACCGAActacaaaatacaataaatgagACCATAAATTCTACAGAACAAAGTGGTTCATACGTGtcaaaaatttatgaaaatccttTGTATATCGAtgatgaaattgaaacaattctaGATCGCGATCTTGGCCAATTGGGACAAAGCAAATATTCAACGAACTTGCAGGATAAAGTGTCTCTTTGTTTGAAACAACCAGAAACTCCAGAATTACTACATAGTTTACTATATGACGACGGAtag